Proteins encoded together in one Falco peregrinus isolate bFalPer1 chromosome 2, bFalPer1.pri, whole genome shotgun sequence window:
- the CBX4 gene encoding LOW QUALITY PROTEIN: E3 SUMO-protein ligase CBX4 (The sequence of the model RefSeq protein was modified relative to this genomic sequence to represent the inferred CDS: deleted 2 bases in 2 codons), with protein sequence MELPAVGEHVFAVESIEKKRIRKGRVEYLVKWRGWSPKYNTWEPEENILDPRLLIAFQNRERQEQLMGYRKRGPKPKPLVVQLPSFARRSNILTGLQDPAVDNRPKLDLGSSGKSQQHQYELNSKKHHQYQPNGKESGMKHQSHSKGKYYYQLNSKKHHHYQPDPKMYEPHYQPSSKEPQSQACLDSNKGPLVTHPDKWSHGPAKNLLSPVKNLTTESKNGTEKNLSSGTGPPPRDRVTSNGLGGKMKIVKNKNKNGRIVIVMSKYMENGMQAVKIKSGEPPRKRTAEERTPKKGGEEKLEAWRKPGEERVVGSNALSKAEGESRQPPAELKESPQKTPLAKELPLPPTEQPLQLTTKPDLVPWSLSPVCEHSPSSMGLNLSSPSSRKRCLSEPHTEQEPGKKRLTSRSISAPTCLSPPAPERLEPPTQPEVILLDSDLDEPIDLRCVKPRAEGELALVQVKPEVLPAPAEKPAAKPPQPQEATEEEEEAESLQEFKPFFGNIIITDVTANCLTVTFKEYVTV encoded by the exons ATGGAGCTGCCGGCGGTGGGCGAGCACGTTTTCGCGGTGGAGAGCATCGAGAAGAAGCGGATCCGAAAG GGCAGAGTCGAGTACCTGGTGAAATGGAGGGGATGGTCGCCCAA ATATAACACGTGGGAGCCGGAGGAGAACATCCTGGACCCCCGGCTGCTCATCGCCTTCCAGAACAG GGAGCGGCAGGAGCAGCTGATGGGATACCGCAAGCGG GGGCCCAAGCCAAAGCCACTGGTCGTGCAG CTTCCCTCCTTTGCCCGCCGCTCGAACATCCTCACGGGGCTGCAGGACCCCGCTGTGGACAACAGGCCGAAGCTGGATCTCGGCTCCTCTGGCaagagccagcagcaccagtaTGAACTCAACAGCAAGAAACACCACCAGTACCAGCCCAACGGCAAGGAGAGTGGCATGAAGCACCAGTCCCACAGCAAAGGGAAGTATTATTACCAGCTGAACAGCAAGAAGCACCACCACTACCAGCCAGACCCCAAGATGTATGAGCCCCACTACCAGCCCAGCAGCAAGGAGCCGCAGAGCCAGGCCTGCTTGGACAGTAACAAGGGCCCCCTGGTCACCCACCCGGACAAGTGGTCTCATGGCCCGGCCAAAAACCTGCTGAGCCCAGTCAAGAACCTCACTACGGAGAGCAAGAACGGGACTGAGAAGAACCTGTCCAGTGGTACC GGgccccccccccgggacagGGTGACCAGCAACGGCCTCGGGGGCAAGATGAAGATCGTCAAGAACAAAAACAAGAACGGGCGCATTGTGATTGTCATGAGCAAGTACATGGAGAACGGCATGCAGGCGGTGAAGATCAAGTCCGGGGAGCCTCCCCGGAAGCGGACTGCGGAGGAGAGGACTCCTAagaagggtggggaggagaagctgGAGGCTTGGAGGAAGCCAGGGGAGGAGAGGGTGGTGGGCAGCAACGCCCTGAGCAAAGCAGAGGGCGAgagccggcagccccccgcagAGCTCAAGGAAAGTCCCCAAAAGACTCCACTGGCCAAGGAGCTGCCCCTCCCTCCAAcagagcagcccctgcagctcaCCACCAAGCCAGACCTCGTGCCCTGGTCCCTGAGTCCCGTCTGTGAGCACAGCCCTTCCTCCATGGGACTGAAcctctccagccccagctcGCGCAAGCGCTGCCTGTCAGAGCCGCACACGGAGCAGGAGCCAGGCAAGAAGCGCCTGACCTCCCGCAGCATCAGTGCCCCCACCTGCCtcagccccccggccccagaGCGGCTGGAGCCCCCCACCCAGCCGGAGGTCATCCTGCTGGATTCGGACCTGGACGAGCCCATAGACTTGCGCTGCGTGAAGCCGCGGGCAGAGGGTGAGCTGGCCCTGGTGCAGGTGAAGCCAGAGGTGCTGCCGGCACCAGCTGAGAAACCGGCCGCGAAACCTCCACAGCCCCAGGAGGccacagaggaggaggaggaggccgAGTCCCTGCAGGAATTCAAGCCCTTCTTTGGGAATATAATTATCACAGATGTGACCGCAAACTGCCTGACCGTGACCTTCAAGGAGTATGTGACGGTGTGA